CAATGCTAAGGACCAAGACCTTACGATCAACCGGGCAACGGTGGTTGCCATCTCAGCCTGCGTGACAGGGTCGGCACTCTTTGTCATCCTCGCGGTCAACGTCACCCAGGAAAACCACCACGTAAGCGTCGCGGACGAACTGACGATCGTGCTGCTGCTGGCCCTCGCCGTCGGACTCTTCGGCACTTTGGCAGTCATGTTCAAGCACCGGATAAACGCCTTCGTCTACATTCTGGGGGCCGGGGTGCTCTTTGGATTCGTGGCCGTACTCACCCGGATTATCGGCAAGCACCTGCTCGATCCGAACGGGCTCTTCCTGCTGAACGTGCAGTGGTATTCAGTGGTTGCGCTCATCGCTGCAGGAGGACTGGGGTCATGGTTTGTCCAAAACGCCTACTCCTCAGGGCCGCCCGACCTGGTCATTGCAGGACTCACGGTGATTGATCCCTTGGTGGGAATCGCCATCGGGATTGTCATCCTTGGAGAACTCCGACCGGATGTGCACGCCGTGATGGCCAT
This genomic interval from Arthrobacter sp. SLBN-100 contains the following:
- a CDS encoding DMT family transporter, which gives rise to MVWVAVVLALFGAFCLALGAQRQGSAVKADTGGLALSSNGFLRLLRNPRWVFGLLLLGAGMAMNAVALVSAPLTVVQPIGAIALVITTIINAKDQDLTINRATVVAISACVTGSALFVILAVNVTQENHHVSVADELTIVLLLALAVGLFGTLAVMFKHRINAFVYILGAGVLFGFVAVLTRIIGKHLLDPNGLFLLNVQWYSVVALIAAGGLGSWFVQNAYSSGPPDLVIAGLTVIDPLVGIAIGIVILGELRPDVHAVMAIAMGTAASLAIVGVIALSRHHPEVTKRKKDARRAAGKPSL